The Merismopedia glauca CCAP 1448/3 sequence TGGTAGTACGTTGACGCTGATTATTAGCTCTAGCTGGTTGATTATTTCCAGGTGTAGATTGCAAAGATTGTAAAAACTGGAGTGATTCAGTCGAGGGAACTAACACAACTTGGCTCAACTCTGGATTATTTTTACTCTTTAGTGCCTGAATAAAGCCTTCTAAATTGATCACTTGCACTTTTACAGTTGAAGCCAATTCTGGTTTTTGTTTTTTAAAGTTGTTAACCATTCCTTCTAACTGTTCTTTGTCAAAAAAGAAGGGAATTATTTGTTGATTACCTTGTTGAATAGTTAAGTAGCCTTGCTCTTTTCCAGCTTTAGCCACAAATAAAGGTACACCATTAAATTCTTCTACCTTCTGACCATTTTCTCTTAATAAACTTTGGGCTGATGTTACTTGTTGTTCCTTGGGTACAAAAGCGAAAGTCAATTTGTCTTTTTGAGTTTGGTTTTGGGCAATTTTATAGATTTCTCCGAGAGAGACGGGAGTAACTCGGACATTTTTGGCAATATTAGGGTTTTGCTTTTTCAGTCTATCCATGAAGCCTTGAGCATCACTTTTACTCATGAATACACCAGCTACAGATGAAGTTTGATTACCTGCTTGATCTTTATTGGTAGCTACTAATGGGATGCCTTTATCATCGGCGATAGTAAAGACAGGTACTGATTGTAATTTTTGCACTACCTGGTCATCTGGTAAAGCGAAGGTTCTGACTTCTGTAATTAGAGTTGAACCTACGATCGTACTTCCTAAAATTGCTGTTGCGGCTGTCCAACGAGTAAATGAATTCATAATTGATGACCTCGCGATCGAATTGTTGTATGTTAGCACTACGATGTTGTTAGTTGTTGCTTTTTCTTAGTCACAAGCAACTTTAATGGCTTATTGTCTACCCACAGAGTCATATTTAACGCAAATTTCGACTAATTTCACTCTGTTGAACGTAGACGATCACGGCGAAATTGCCTGTAAAAATCTGAACTTGAAGCCACCTTTGAGTAATGTGGCTATAGCTGTGTCAACTCTGATAATTATGGTATGTCTCTTTGGCACTATCGGCGATCGCTGATGTGCTATTGTTTCTGGTTGATTCATGTAGTTACTAGGGGATCTCTTCCTAATGACTTGAGTCACTAGTTGCTAGTTCCAAATTAAATTGGAAATGTTAAGGTGAGGAGCAAAATACCTACTTAGCAAATTTCCCCTTTCATGCATCCTTAGTTTAATATAAACCCATTTCTCGCTGCTTAGGCAGGAAAAACACACAGCCTAATGATTCTCAGGTGCTAGTAGGAAAGTGTTTTATGCGTTTCGAGTCGAACCACAAAATATTATAACACAAAGCCATTTTTTAGGGGATTTTAGTTAATCTGCCAGCAGCCTGACGTTTGTAATTGCCCTATGTTTCTGGCTTTCGGATCAAAAGACAGGATTAAAGATGTCAGTTTTGCGGATTAGGCTCTGGTGGTCTTGAAGTATCCTAAGAGGGAATTACTTAGAACCATTATTTATGAGAGATAGAAGAAGTCCAAATTTTCTGGTTCCATTGGGGATTGGCGCTGCGGTAGTAGCTGCGATAGGTGTCGGTGCTTATCTTTATCTCAAGTTTCTCCCAGAACAGCAAGCTGGTAATCCGGTAGAGTCGGCTAAATATGTTCCAGAACAAGCTTCGATGGTAGCATTTGTCTCTACGGATCAAAAAGCTTGGTCGAAACTACAAGATTTTGGAAATCCCCAGGCACGCCAGATTGTATCTCAAGGATTACAACAGTTTACTAGCGAATTAGATCGGGGACTAGGAGAAAGTAAACTCAATTTTCAAAAAGATATTCAGCCCTGGTTGGGTAGCGT is a genomic window containing:
- a CDS encoding Tic22 family protein, which encodes MNSFTRWTAATAILGSTIVGSTLITEVRTFALPDDQVVQKLQSVPVFTIADDKGIPLVATNKDQAGNQTSSVAGVFMSKSDAQGFMDRLKKQNPNIAKNVRVTPVSLGEIYKIAQNQTQKDKLTFAFVPKEQQVTSAQSLLRENGQKVEEFNGVPLFVAKAGKEQGYLTIQQGNQQIIPFFFDKEQLEGMVNNFKKQKPELASTVKVQVINLEGFIQALKSKNNPELSQVVLVPSTESLQFLQSLQSTPGNNQPARANNQRQRTTNQNTNKPKRR